The genomic region TATTGGGCTGTTGGTAGATACCAAAAACCCACACGCCGAAAGGCTTTACACCCGTTTGGGCTTCCATTACCAAAGCGATGTGCCGCTGGCGGGCGGTTTATACAAACACTTGCAATACACGAGAGAATGAGAACAGTGATTAAAAATACCTACCTCGTCAATGAAGGTGTGATACAGCAAGGCGATTTGCTCATTGAGGGTGAACGCATTGCGCGTATAGGCGGGACTATTACCCCTAAGGAAGGCGATACGGTGATCGAGGCTGAGGGAAAGTATCTGCTGCCTGGGGTGATTGATGACCAAGTGCACTTTCGTGAACCAGGGCTCACTCATAAGGCGACTATCGGCAGTGAGAGTAGGGCAGCGGTAGCGGGAGGCGTTACTACCTTCTTTGAGCAGCCTAATACGGTGCCTCAAACCACGACTATAGAACGTTTGGAAGAGAAGTTTGCCATCGCAGCAAAGACCTCTTATGCTAATTACTCTTTCTTCTTGGGGGGCACGAATGACAATTTGGAAGAGCTGAAACGGCTCAGCAGGAATGCCTGTGCGGGTATCAAGCTCTTCTTGGGGTCTTCTACGGGGAATATGCTGGTAGATGACGAGGCTGTGATAGAGAATATATTCCGCAATACCGATTTAGTGATAGCTGCCCATTGTGAAGACGAGCAGACCATCAGGCGCAACTTAGCGCATTATAAGGAACGCTATGGTGAGGACATTCCCATAGCAATGCACCCGTTGATAAGAAGTGCTGAGGCTTGTTATCTCTCCTCCTCAAAGGCGATAGCCTTAGCAAAGAAGACAGGGGCACGGCTACACGTATTCCACCTCTCCACAGCAAGAGAGACGGAACTTTTTAGGAATGATATCCCACTGAAAGATAAGAAGATCACGGCGGAAGTGTGTGTACATCACCTGTGGTTCTCCGATGCTGACTATGCGAGCAAAGGGGCATTTATCAAGTGGAACCCTGCGGTGAAGACCGCTGAGGATAGGGCAGCTTTATGGACAGCACTACTCGACGATCGCTTAGATGTTATAGCCACTGACCACGCCCCACATACCTTGCAAGAGAAACAGCAGCAAGGCTATACAAATATACCCTCAGGAGGACCTTTGGTGCAACACTCCTTAGTAGCAATGCTCGAGCAGGCGAAGAAAGGTAAGATAGCTATCAAAACCCTTGTGCAGAAGATGTGTCATAACCCTGCTATCCTCTTTGAGATAAAGGACAGAGGCTACTTGCGCGAAGGCTACTATGCCGACCTTGTGCTCGTAGATATGGATGCTACGTGGCAGGTAAGCAAGGCAAACCTGCTCTACAAGTGCGGATGGAGCCCATTTGAGGGACAGACATTCAGTACACAGGTGGTAAGTACCTTTGTCAATGGACACTTAGTATACGACAGAGGCACTGTAATAGGCGATCCACAAGGCAAACGTATCACTTTTAACCAATAAGAAAATGAAAAGAATTATACCCCTCCTCATAGCTCTCGCACTCTTGGCTTGCAAAAAGAACATTGTGCCCAAGCCCGACCATTTCTTAAACGATAAGGAGATGGAACAACTAATGTACGACTTAGCTCTTTTAGAAGCCTTTAAGAATGCTGAGCCAAGGCTACTTGACTCGTTACAGATCAACAGTAAGGACTTTATTTACAAGAAGTACGGCATTGATAGCCTTGCAATGGCTCAGAATATAGTCTATTACGCATCCCTACCTAAAGAGTATGACACTATCATCAAGAAGGTAGAGCATCGCTTGAAGTTTCAGCGTGATAGCATCAACAATCCCAATAGTTTAAAGAACAATCAGAATAAGAAATAACAAAGCCTTGTATTGGAAACACTTGCCTTACATAAATCATATATCTCGTGGATATTCCCTGCTTTCTTGCTCATCTTTGGGCTGATAGCTTTCTTGAGGGTATTCTATCCTAACCACTTCTTTGACTACAAAAAACTGCTTTACAACAGTAAATACATCATCATCTATCAGAAGAAAGAGCGAAAGCTGCACCTATTCAGCGTAGTGCTCTACCTCTTGCAGTGCCTGAGCTTAGCACTCTTTGCTTATGTATGCCTCAAAGCCTTGCGAATTACAGCACTTGACCACCAACGGTATCTATACTTAGAGCTCGTGATAATTGCCTTTGTAGTACTCACCTTAAAACTGCTACTCCAACGCTGGATCAGTTCCCTTTTTGACCTAAAAGAGTTCACCCACGGCTATACTTTCACCCGATTAGCCTACTCAAATTATGCTGCTATTCTTGTGGCAGTACTCTTATTTTTGGGCGTTTACACTCCTGTTTTTGGTAAAATCTTCTTAGGAACACTTCTTTGCATACTGCTGACTATCAATATTATAAGCTGGGTGAAAATTATAAAAACAAATCTTAAAGAA from Capnocytophaga haemolytica harbors:
- a CDS encoding DUF4296 domain-containing protein codes for the protein MKRIIPLLIALALLACKKNIVPKPDHFLNDKEMEQLMYDLALLEAFKNAEPRLLDSLQINSKDFIYKKYGIDSLAMAQNIVYYASLPKEYDTIIKKVEHRLKFQRDSINNPNSLKNNQNKK
- a CDS encoding DUF4271 domain-containing protein; this translates as METLALHKSYISWIFPAFLLIFGLIAFLRVFYPNHFFDYKKLLYNSKYIIIYQKKERKLHLFSVVLYLLQCLSLALFAYVCLKALRITALDHQRYLYLELVIIAFVVLTLKLLLQRWISSLFDLKEFTHGYTFTRLAYSNYAAILVAVLLFLGVYTPVFGKIFLGTLLCILLTINIISWVKIIKTNLKEIKPYSLYFILYFCTLEIAPYIFLIYSVRYLAESHTMLQFSL
- a CDS encoding dihydroorotase → MRTVIKNTYLVNEGVIQQGDLLIEGERIARIGGTITPKEGDTVIEAEGKYLLPGVIDDQVHFREPGLTHKATIGSESRAAVAGGVTTFFEQPNTVPQTTTIERLEEKFAIAAKTSYANYSFFLGGTNDNLEELKRLSRNACAGIKLFLGSSTGNMLVDDEAVIENIFRNTDLVIAAHCEDEQTIRRNLAHYKERYGEDIPIAMHPLIRSAEACYLSSSKAIALAKKTGARLHVFHLSTARETELFRNDIPLKDKKITAEVCVHHLWFSDADYASKGAFIKWNPAVKTAEDRAALWTALLDDRLDVIATDHAPHTLQEKQQQGYTNIPSGGPLVQHSLVAMLEQAKKGKIAIKTLVQKMCHNPAILFEIKDRGYLREGYYADLVLVDMDATWQVSKANLLYKCGWSPFEGQTFSTQVVSTFVNGHLVYDRGTVIGDPQGKRITFNQ